The Flammeovirga agarivorans genome has a window encoding:
- a CDS encoding glycoside hydrolase family 127 protein — MKKLIVMACAALVTNISAAQEKGILGQQKTPHVHLKSINIGDCKWTEGFWADKFDVAENSMVPYMGEVLTGDVGHALNNFKIAAGLKEGKHKGMHWHDGDFYKWIEASMYVYAQNGDKDLLKEIDGYIDIIAKAQEDDGYLQTQVQLRSNVDRYENRKFHEMYNSGHLLTSACIHYRVTGQDNFLNVAKKHADYLYATFGSNEERLARFGFNQTQIMGLVEMYRTTSNENYLKLAEQFINNRGKYPVVETNETKGYPIGDMVQERVAIREADEAVGHAVLALYYYAGAADVASETGEKELVDALDRLWGNVTEKKMYVTGAVGQAHYGASTHRDKIEEGFIDAYMMPNMTAYNETCANVCNSMFSYRMLGIHGESKYADIMELVLYNSGLSGISLEGKDYFYSNPLRMVAGSRDYTKHNTETPTREPYLECFCCPPNIVRTIAKSSNWAYSLSQNGVAVNLYGGNRLKTQLEDGSDLILNQVSNYPWDGEVNITVEKAKKEAFDMMLRIPKWAEGTTIKVNNKELDIKVTEGEFAIVNRKWKKGDIVTIDMPMEVKLVEANPLVEEARNQVAVKRGPVVYCVETPDLPKDVNILDVYIKGAAPLKVNYDKDFLGGVATIETPILIRKDQDKKDMYSTVDRPEFEETKIKMVPYFTWNNRGQSEMTVFMPVIWNNL, encoded by the coding sequence ATGAAAAAATTGATCGTTATGGCTTGCGCTGCATTAGTAACAAATATTTCTGCAGCACAAGAAAAAGGAATTTTAGGTCAGCAAAAAACACCTCATGTTCATCTTAAGAGTATCAACATAGGAGACTGTAAATGGACAGAAGGGTTCTGGGCTGACAAATTTGATGTGGCTGAAAATTCTATGGTCCCTTATATGGGAGAGGTGTTGACTGGTGATGTGGGACATGCACTTAACAACTTCAAAATAGCAGCAGGTTTAAAAGAAGGAAAGCATAAAGGTATGCACTGGCATGATGGAGATTTCTATAAGTGGATAGAAGCTTCTATGTATGTATATGCCCAAAATGGAGACAAAGACCTGTTAAAAGAAATTGATGGCTACATAGACATTATCGCAAAAGCACAGGAGGATGACGGATATCTTCAAACTCAAGTGCAATTAAGGTCTAACGTAGATAGATACGAAAATAGAAAGTTCCATGAGATGTATAACTCAGGGCACTTACTAACTTCTGCTTGTATTCACTATAGAGTTACTGGTCAGGATAACTTCTTGAACGTAGCAAAGAAACATGCAGATTATTTATATGCAACATTTGGTAGTAACGAAGAGCGTTTAGCAAGATTTGGTTTCAATCAAACTCAGATTATGGGTCTAGTTGAGATGTATAGAACAACTTCAAATGAAAACTACCTAAAATTAGCAGAGCAATTCATCAATAATAGAGGTAAATATCCTGTAGTTGAAACGAATGAAACTAAAGGCTACCCTATTGGTGATATGGTGCAAGAAAGAGTTGCGATTAGAGAAGCAGATGAGGCGGTTGGTCATGCCGTTTTAGCTTTATACTATTATGCAGGAGCTGCAGATGTTGCATCAGAAACTGGAGAAAAAGAATTAGTAGATGCATTAGATAGATTGTGGGGTAATGTTACAGAAAAGAAAATGTATGTAACAGGTGCAGTTGGTCAAGCACATTATGGTGCGTCTACACATAGAGATAAAATTGAAGAAGGCTTTATTGATGCCTACATGATGCCGAACATGACGGCATATAACGAAACTTGTGCAAATGTGTGTAATTCAATGTTCTCATACAGAATGTTGGGGATTCATGGTGAGTCGAAATATGCGGACATCATGGAACTAGTGTTATATAACAGTGGATTATCTGGTATTTCATTAGAGGGCAAAGATTATTTCTATTCTAATCCACTAAGAATGGTGGCTGGATCTAGAGATTATACAAAACATAATACAGAGACACCTACAAGAGAGCCATACCTTGAGTGTTTCTGTTGTCCTCCTAACATTGTAAGAACTATTGCAAAATCATCGAATTGGGCCTACAGTTTATCACAAAATGGTGTAGCTGTTAACTTATACGGTGGAAACAGATTGAAGACACAATTAGAGGATGGTTCGGACTTGATTCTTAATCAAGTATCTAATTACCCTTGGGATGGAGAAGTAAATATCACCGTAGAAAAGGCGAAAAAAGAGGCTTTCGATATGATGTTGCGTATTCCTAAATGGGCTGAAGGAACAACAATCAAGGTCAATAATAAAGAGTTGGATATCAAAGTAACTGAAGGTGAGTTTGCAATAGTAAACAGAAAGTGGAAGAAAGGTGATATTGTCACTATTGATATGCCAATGGAAGTGAAGTTGGTAGAGGCAAACCCACTTGTTGAAGAAGCAAGAAACCAAGTGGCTGTAAAACGTGGTCCTGTAGTTTATTGTGTAGAGACTCCAGACTTGCCAAAAGATGTAAATATTCTTGATGTTTATATCAAAGGTGCAGCTCCATTAAAAGTGAATTACGATAAAGATTTTCTTGGTGGTGTAGCAACAATTGAAACACCAATCTTAATCCGTAAGGATCAGGATAAAAAGGACATGTACTCAACAGTTGACAGACCAGAATTTGAGGAAACAAAAATAAAGATGGTTCCATACTTTACCTGGAACAATCGCGGACAATCTGAAATGACAGTCTTTATGCCTGTTATTTGGAATAATTTGTAA
- a CDS encoding L-rhamnose/proton symporter RhaT yields the protein MNILAITLILLSSFFQGTFGLGMKHISPLKWENWWVVHALVAMVLFPVTWALIAVPETFTIIGEADSNVLLMAMLFGFLWGIGGILFGVSVEYTGVSITYGIVMGLAASMGSLIPMFQMESLPENFNLVLVGVGLLLVGVGITAVAGVKRDKVQQQATIESEELEEDGDVLVASPKVETKPKKSIQTGVAIAVACGVLSAFLNIGFSNTAPVAELAVTKYNVDPKDASLVAWVVVLIGAFAMNLLFAVYKLVTNNSWGDFSTPNSTKAYTWAVIAGLFWFAALGVYGQGAALMGTLGPVIGWPMMLGLSLIISNFWGYREGEWKNADQPFKILLGGLGVLIFAICILGYSNL from the coding sequence ATGAACATACTAGCAATTACATTGATCCTGTTATCCAGCTTTTTCCAAGGTACTTTTGGATTAGGTATGAAGCATATCTCTCCCTTGAAATGGGAAAATTGGTGGGTGGTACATGCACTTGTTGCTATGGTTTTATTCCCAGTTACATGGGCTTTAATTGCAGTTCCAGAGACATTTACCATTATAGGAGAAGCAGATAGTAATGTGTTACTAATGGCTATGCTTTTTGGTTTCTTATGGGGTATTGGAGGTATACTTTTTGGAGTGAGTGTAGAATACACAGGAGTCTCGATTACATATGGTATTGTAATGGGATTAGCCGCTTCAATGGGATCGTTAATTCCAATGTTTCAGATGGAATCATTACCTGAAAACTTTAATCTTGTTTTAGTAGGTGTAGGATTGTTATTAGTAGGGGTAGGAATTACGGCTGTTGCTGGTGTTAAAAGAGATAAAGTACAACAACAGGCAACAATCGAATCAGAAGAGTTAGAAGAAGATGGTGATGTTTTAGTTGCTTCACCAAAAGTAGAAACTAAACCAAAGAAATCAATTCAGACAGGAGTAGCTATTGCAGTAGCATGTGGTGTTCTGTCAGCTTTCTTAAATATTGGGTTTTCCAATACTGCACCCGTTGCAGAATTAGCAGTAACTAAATATAACGTAGATCCTAAAGATGCAAGTTTAGTGGCTTGGGTTGTAGTATTGATTGGTGCATTTGCAATGAATTTATTGTTCGCTGTCTACAAGTTAGTGACCAATAATTCATGGGGAGACTTCTCTACACCTAACAGTACAAAAGCATATACATGGGCAGTAATCGCTGGTCTTTTCTGGTTTGCTGCACTGGGTGTTTACGGACAAGGAGCGGCATTGATGGGTACATTAGGGCCTGTAATTGGCTGGCCGATGATGTTAGGATTATCCCTAATCATTAGCAATTTCTGGGGGTATAGAGAAGGAGAATGGAAAAACGCTGATCAGCCATTTAAGATTTTACTTGGAGGTTTAGGTGTTTTAATTTTTGCTATCTGTATTCTAGGGTACTCTAATTTGTAA